One genomic segment of Fusobacterium mortiferum ATCC 9817 includes these proteins:
- a CDS encoding MerR family transcriptional regulator yields the protein MKNFYSIGEVAKILNISTSKLRYYDKNDIISLEIRKENGYRYYSEKQIVLLKKISLAKRREKIFLYSKNRVF from the coding sequence ATGAAAAATTTTTATTCAATAGGTGAAGTTGCAAAAATTTTAAATATTTCAACTTCAAAATTAAGATATTATGATAAAAATGATATAATTTCCCTTGAAATAAGGAAAGAAAATGGCTATAGATATTATTCAGAAAAACAAATAGTTTTATTAAAAAAAATAAGTTTAGCTAAAAGAAGAGAAAAAATTTTTTTATACTCCAAGAATAGAGTATTTTGA
- a CDS encoding transposase: DTSLYKKDTRFFFDVAKNDLNNNVSAIKYIGRYLSRAPIAEYKILDFSDNKVTFYYEDLSNNKEKVEVTMEVEEFHILIYQKAPFVGKNIVGSAD, from the coding sequence AGATACAAGTCTTTATAAAAAAGATACAAGATTTTTCTTTGACGTTGCTAAAAATGATTTAAATAATAATGTTTCTGCTATCAAATATATTGGGAGATATTTATCTCGCGCTCCTATCGCTGAATATAAAATACTAGATTTTTCTGACAATAAAGTTACCTTCTATTATGAAGATCTTTCTAATAATAAAGAAAAAGTTGAAGTTACTATGGAAGTAGAAGAATTTCATATTTTAATATATCAAAAGGCTCCATTTGTTGGAAAGAATATTGTTGGTAGCGCTGATTAA
- a CDS encoding PG0541 family transporter-associated protein, which translates to MNKFDNYKLIMIYINESHKTMLEDFFDDIHFHMYTVQRKAESVWSEKLKHKNTQIWPGTDCIFLLSLPGDKVDNMLKMLKTFRASLPYEIVMAIGVIPMERTIPDISREDSVGIDEVLLKKLKSKKKK; encoded by the coding sequence ATGAATAAATTTGACAACTATAAATTGATAATGATTTATATTAATGAATCACATAAAACTATGCTTGAAGATTTCTTTGATGATATACATTTTCATATGTATACAGTACAAAGGAAGGCTGAAAGTGTATGGAGTGAAAAATTAAAACATAAGAATACTCAAATATGGCCAGGAACAGATTGTATATTTTTATTATCATTGCCAGGAGATAAAGTAGACAATATGTTAAAGATGTTAAAGACTTTTAGAGCTTCATTACCATATGAGATAGTGATGGCAATAGGAGTAATTCCTATGGAGAGAACTATTCCAGATATATCTAGAGAAGATAGTGTAGGAATAGATGAGGTACTACTTAAAAAGTTAAAAAGTAAAAAGAAAAAATAG
- a CDS encoding 2-hydroxyacyl-CoA dehydratase, with protein MKEFFIGTDVGSTTVKIVCLDEEKNIVYSIYQRHLSNVRETTKSMFDDFFKFMKEKYGEDISFKINITGSSGMGIASWIGIEFVQEVIACIKAIEVIIPETDVAIELGGEDAKITFLKNDMDQRMNGSCAGGTGAFIDQIAALLNTDATGLNELAKEYDTIYPIAARCGVFAKTDIQPLVNEGVKKGNIAVSVFQAVVNQTITGLACGKKITGKVAFLGGPLFFLSELRKRFIETLNLAPEDVIFPKNSQIFVAQGAGFLSEENNNTYSLEELQKKFLKLNEKDTSETSRLQPLFTNDEEFEEFKSRHEKEKIENKAIENYSGNAYLGIDSGSTTIKVVLISEKKEILYSYYSHNKGNPLDNIIDNLKLLYSKLHDKIKIKGSCVTGYGENLIKSALKVDKGVVETIAHYKGAKFFQPQVDFILDIGGQDMKCLKIQDGVITSILLNEACSSGCGSFLETFANSLGMDIKEFAKLGLTSKSPADLGTRCTVFMNSKVKQAQKDGVEVADISAGLSYSVVKNTLFKVIKIKNKEELGKYIVVQGGTFLNDCVLRAFEKVSEREVIRPNIAGIMGAFGAALIAQEEAKENSTLMTLEELENFHYTTNLTRCGMCTNRCLLTIHKFESGENFISGNRCDNPVAKMKKNQAPNMFEYKYNRLFSYTPLELSKATRGEIGIPRVLNFYDSYPFWFTLLTELGFRVVLSDDSSKKLYESGIDTITSDSICYPAKLVHGHIMNLISKGVNRIFYPCVIFEEKEDKKSQNQFNCPIVMSYPEVIKNNMDIIKEKNIDMMIPVFSFENKEVLYKTVMEEFTKFGVTKPEVKLAVDKALEEKYNFRKDMQNRAKEIISELERTGKIGVVLCGRPYHCDKEIHHGIPNIINSFGIAVLTGDAVASLGSLDDELRVIDQWTYHSRLYRAATVVGKNPNLELIELNSFSCGIDAVTTDQVNEILTNHGKVHTLLKIDEISNLGAVKIRIRSLLAALEYKKNSVANVIKHKIEYKKAEFTKAMKKEYTILAPQMAPMHFDLIKHAFKAQGYNLVILPETQEALDCGLKYVNNDACYPSILVIGELISALQSGKYDLDRTAVIISQTGGSCRATNYLGFLKKAIKDAGFEKVPILSLNANGFEKQEGFSLSLPLIHKALIAVSYGDLLMKLLYHTRPYELNKGESDALYKKWNQQVIKNIHNGNFGEFKRNCKLIVDEFAKIEVSDEKKIKVGIVGEILVKFSPFANNDLANFIEQEGGEVYTSSLMNFIKYCIYSDIFLAEKFKGKMAGLKQRGALWVLDRYTAVLNDAISTHARFMREISIQETAKKTSEFISIGHQSGEGWFLMGEMIDFIEHGVPNIVCVQPFGCLPNHITGKGMIKRLREEYENVNITPIDYDPAYSEVNQLNRIKLMLSVAKKNMNQKIS; from the coding sequence ATGAAAGAATTTTTTATTGGAACAGATGTTGGTTCAACAACAGTTAAAATCGTCTGCTTAGATGAGGAAAAAAATATTGTTTATTCTATCTATCAAAGACATCTATCAAATGTAAGAGAGACTACAAAATCTATGTTTGATGATTTCTTTAAATTTATGAAAGAAAAATATGGAGAAGATATCAGCTTTAAGATAAATATCACAGGTTCAAGTGGTATGGGTATTGCAAGTTGGATAGGAATAGAGTTTGTACAAGAAGTAATCGCTTGTATAAAAGCTATCGAGGTAATTATCCCTGAAACTGACGTTGCCATAGAATTAGGGGGAGAAGATGCTAAAATTACTTTCCTTAAAAATGATATGGACCAAAGAATGAATGGTAGCTGTGCTGGTGGAACTGGAGCTTTTATTGACCAGATTGCTGCTCTACTTAATACTGATGCTACAGGATTAAACGAATTAGCTAAGGAATATGACACTATCTATCCTATTGCTGCTAGATGTGGAGTATTTGCCAAAACTGATATACAACCTCTTGTAAATGAGGGAGTAAAAAAAGGGAATATTGCTGTATCTGTTTTCCAAGCAGTAGTAAATCAAACTATCACTGGACTTGCTTGTGGTAAAAAGATAACTGGTAAAGTAGCTTTTTTAGGAGGACCTCTTTTCTTTTTAAGTGAGCTTAGAAAAAGATTTATTGAAACTTTAAATCTTGCACCTGAAGATGTAATCTTCCCTAAAAATTCACAAATTTTTGTAGCTCAAGGAGCTGGTTTTCTTTCAGAAGAAAATAATAATACTTACTCATTAGAGGAATTACAAAAAAAATTCTTAAAATTAAATGAAAAAGATACATCTGAAACTTCAAGACTTCAACCATTATTTACAAATGATGAAGAGTTTGAAGAGTTTAAATCAAGACATGAAAAAGAAAAAATAGAGAACAAAGCTATTGAAAATTATTCTGGTAATGCATATCTTGGAATAGATTCTGGTTCTACTACTATAAAGGTGGTTCTTATCTCTGAAAAGAAAGAGATACTTTACTCATACTATTCTCATAACAAAGGAAACCCTTTAGATAATATAATAGATAATCTAAAGCTTCTTTATTCTAAATTACATGATAAAATAAAAATAAAAGGTTCTTGTGTAACTGGATATGGAGAAAATCTTATAAAATCTGCTCTAAAAGTAGATAAAGGAGTAGTAGAAACTATTGCTCACTACAAGGGAGCTAAATTTTTCCAACCCCAAGTAGATTTTATCTTAGATATTGGTGGACAAGATATGAAGTGTTTAAAAATACAAGATGGAGTAATTACATCTATTCTTTTAAATGAAGCTTGCTCATCTGGTTGTGGTTCATTCTTAGAAACTTTTGCAAACTCTCTTGGTATGGATATAAAAGAGTTTGCAAAACTTGGACTTACTTCTAAGTCTCCAGCAGATCTTGGAACTAGATGTACAGTATTTATGAACTCAAAGGTAAAACAAGCTCAAAAAGATGGTGTAGAGGTGGCTGATATCTCTGCTGGACTCTCTTACTCTGTTGTAAAAAACACTTTATTCAAAGTTATAAAAATTAAAAATAAAGAGGAACTTGGAAAATATATAGTAGTACAAGGTGGAACTTTCCTAAATGATTGTGTTTTAAGAGCCTTTGAAAAGGTATCTGAAAGAGAGGTTATAAGACCTAATATTGCAGGAATTATGGGAGCTTTTGGTGCTGCTCTTATTGCTCAAGAGGAAGCTAAAGAAAACTCTACTCTTATGACTTTAGAAGAGTTAGAAAATTTCCACTACACAACTAATCTTACTCGTTGTGGTATGTGTACTAATAGATGTCTTTTAACTATTCATAAATTTGAAAGTGGAGAGAATTTTATCTCTGGAAATAGATGTGATAATCCTGTTGCAAAGATGAAAAAAAACCAAGCTCCAAATATGTTTGAATACAAATACAACAGATTATTTAGTTACACTCCATTAGAACTATCTAAGGCTACTAGAGGAGAAATTGGAATACCTAGAGTTTTAAATTTCTATGATTCTTATCCATTCTGGTTTACTCTTCTTACTGAGCTAGGATTTAGAGTTGTACTTTCTGATGACTCATCTAAAAAACTTTATGAAAGTGGAATAGATACTATCACTTCAGATTCTATCTGTTATCCAGCTAAATTAGTTCATGGGCATATTATGAATTTAATTAGTAAAGGTGTCAATAGAATATTTTATCCATGTGTAATTTTTGAAGAGAAAGAGGATAAAAAATCTCAAAATCAATTTAACTGTCCAATTGTTATGTCTTATCCTGAGGTTATTAAAAATAATATGGATATTATAAAGGAAAAAAATATTGATATGATGATACCAGTATTCTCTTTTGAAAATAAAGAGGTTCTCTATAAAACAGTTATGGAAGAGTTTACAAAATTTGGTGTAACTAAACCTGAAGTTAAACTGGCTGTAGATAAAGCTCTTGAAGAAAAGTATAACTTTAGAAAAGATATGCAAAATAGAGCTAAAGAGATTATTAGCGAGCTAGAAAGAACTGGAAAAATTGGAGTAGTACTTTGTGGTAGACCATATCACTGTGACAAAGAGATACATCATGGTATTCCAAATATTATCAACTCTTTTGGTATAGCTGTATTAACTGGGGATGCTGTAGCTAGCCTTGGTTCATTAGATGATGAATTAAGAGTTATTGATCAATGGACTTACCATTCTAGACTTTATAGAGCAGCAACAGTAGTAGGAAAAAATCCTAACCTTGAATTGATTGAATTAAATAGTTTTAGTTGTGGTATTGATGCTGTTACTACTGACCAAGTTAATGAAATTTTAACTAATCATGGTAAAGTTCATACTTTATTAAAAATAGATGAGATCAGTAATCTTGGGGCTGTCAAAATTAGAATAAGAAGTTTACTTGCAGCTCTTGAATATAAGAAAAACTCTGTAGCAAATGTTATCAAACATAAAATAGAGTATAAAAAAGCTGAATTTACTAAGGCTATGAAAAAAGAATATACAATACTTGCTCCACAAATGGCTCCTATGCACTTTGATTTAATCAAACATGCTTTTAAAGCTCAAGGATATAATCTTGTAATATTACCTGAAACACAAGAAGCCCTTGATTGTGGATTAAAATATGTAAATAATGATGCTTGTTATCCATCTATATTAGTAATTGGAGAACTTATATCAGCTCTTCAATCTGGAAAATATGATCTAGATAGAACTGCTGTTATTATATCTCAAACTGGTGGAAGTTGTAGAGCTACTAACTATCTAGGATTTTTAAAGAAAGCTATCAAAGATGCTGGATTTGAAAAAGTCCCTATACTCTCATTGAATGCTAATGGATTTGAAAAACAAGAGGGATTCTCACTTTCACTACCTCTTATACACAAAGCTCTAATTGCTGTTTCATATGGAGATTTACTTATGAAACTTCTATACCATACTAGACCTTATGAACTAAATAAGGGAGAAAGTGATGCTCTATATAAAAAATGGAATCAACAAGTTATTAAAAATATTCATAATGGTAACTTTGGAGAGTTTAAAAGAAACTGTAAACTTATAGTTGATGAATTTGCTAAAATAGAAGTAAGTGATGAGAAAAAAATAAAAGTTGGTATTGTAGGAGAGATTTTAGTTAAGTTTAGTCCTTTTGCTAACAATGACTTAGCTAACTTTATAGAGCAAGAGGGAGGAGAGGTTTATACTTCATCCCTTATGAACTTCATAAAATACTGTATCTATAGTGATATTTTCCTAGCTGAAAAATTCAAAGGAAAGATGGCTGGATTAAAACAAAGAGGAGCATTATGGGTATTAGATAGATATACTGCTGTACTTAATGATGCTATTTCAACCCACGCTAGATTTATGAGAGAGATCTCTATTCAAGAAACAGCTAAGAAAACTTCTGAATTTATCTCAATAGGACATCAATCTGGAGAAGGTTGGTTCTTAATGGGAGAGATGATAGATTTTATTGAACACGGGGTACCTAATATAGTTTGTGTTCAACCATTTGGTTGTCTACCTAACCATATTACTGGTAAAGGAATGATTAAAAGACTTAGAGAGGAGTATGAAAATGTAAATATTACTCCTATTGACTATGACCCTGCTTACTCAGAGGTAAATCAACTTAACAGAATTAAACTTATGCTATCAGTAGCTAAGAAAAATATGAATCAGAAAATTTCATAA
- a CDS encoding HAD family hydrolase, producing the protein MIAAFFDIDGTIFRNSLLTEHFKKLIKYDLLDFSEYDRRVKEAFKLWDERVGNYDNYLGDLTGTYVDAIKGLPTKYNDFVADKVVELKGNKVYAYTRKMIKWHKAQGHLVIFISGSPDFLVSRMAKKWNADDFCGSTYHTDKSGILTGEISPMWDSKNKLKSIHKFCEKYQIDLDKSYAYGDTHGDITMLQLVGNPKAINPSLELLNSIKSDEELASKTEIIVERKDVIYSVDANVKTIDSTF; encoded by the coding sequence ATGATTGCAGCGTTTTTTGATATTGATGGTACTATTTTTAGAAACTCTCTTTTGACTGAGCATTTTAAAAAATTAATAAAATATGATTTATTAGATTTTAGCGAATATGATAGAAGAGTCAAAGAGGCATTTAAGCTTTGGGACGAGAGAGTTGGAAATTATGATAACTACTTAGGGGATTTGACAGGAACATATGTAGATGCTATAAAAGGCCTACCTACTAAATACAATGATTTTGTTGCTGATAAAGTAGTTGAGTTAAAGGGAAACAAAGTATATGCTTACACTAGAAAGATGATAAAGTGGCATAAAGCTCAAGGGCATCTTGTTATTTTTATATCTGGTAGTCCAGACTTTTTAGTTTCAAGAATGGCTAAAAAATGGAATGCTGATGATTTTTGTGGTTCTACTTATCACACTGATAAGAGTGGAATTTTAACTGGGGAGATTTCTCCTATGTGGGATTCTAAAAATAAATTAAAATCAATACATAAATTTTGTGAAAAATATCAAATTGATTTGGATAAAAGTTATGCTTATGGAGATACTCATGGAGATATTACTATGCTACAATTAGTGGGAAATCCTAAAGCAATAAATCCTAGCTTAGAGTTATTAAATAGCATTAAAAGTGATGAGGAGTTAGCAAGCAAAACTGAGATAATTGTAGAGAGAAAAGATGTAATTTACTCTGTTGATGCTAATGTAAAAACTATAGACTCTACTTTCTAA
- a CDS encoding endonuclease/exonuclease/phosphatase family protein yields MRKLKILILYILMTLTLLAQEGYIASFNTLRIGKAQKDFKLMSKVLEGFDVVGLIEVMNPIGVERLIKELEKESGVRWEYHISPYPVGSTSYKEYFAYIWKSERAEFLGDRGFYPDDEKKFERAPYGADFKIGNFDFTFVLVHSIFGKRESERRAEAFTMDRVYDYFQNLDSEENDIIIAGDFNLSADDEAFENLLNHSDEVVHVLNPRIKTTIGKDKLASSYDNMFLSKIYTQEFEGKSGAIDFTKKQYRMMKDKISDHLPIFIIVDTEFDDD; encoded by the coding sequence ATGAGAAAATTAAAAATTTTGATTTTATATATTTTAATGACTTTGACTCTTTTAGCTCAAGAGGGATATATAGCTTCTTTTAATACCTTAAGAATAGGAAAAGCTCAAAAGGATTTTAAACTTATGAGTAAAGTTTTAGAAGGTTTTGATGTAGTTGGACTTATAGAAGTAATGAATCCAATAGGAGTAGAAAGGCTAATAAAGGAGCTGGAAAAAGAGAGTGGAGTGAGATGGGAGTACCATATTTCTCCATATCCAGTAGGAAGTACAAGTTATAAAGAGTATTTTGCATATATTTGGAAAAGTGAAAGAGCAGAATTTTTAGGAGATAGAGGATTTTATCCTGATGATGAGAAAAAATTTGAAAGAGCTCCCTATGGAGCAGATTTTAAAATAGGAAATTTTGATTTTACCTTTGTATTAGTACACTCTATCTTTGGAAAGAGAGAATCTGAAAGAAGGGCTGAAGCTTTTACTATGGATAGAGTCTATGATTATTTTCAAAACTTAGATAGTGAAGAGAATGATATAATTATAGCTGGAGATTTTAATCTCAGTGCTGATGATGAAGCATTTGAAAATCTATTGAATCACAGTGATGAGGTAGTACATGTACTCAATCCAAGAATAAAAACAACTATTGGGAAGGATAAATTAGCTAGTTCCTATGATAATATGTTTCTATCAAAAATTTATACTCAGGAATTTGAAGGAAAGAGTGGAGCGATAGATTTTACAAAGAAACAGTACAGAATGATGAAAGATAAAATATCAGACCATCTACCAATATTTATTATAGTAGATACAGAATTTGATGATGATTAG
- a CDS encoding thiamine diphosphokinase: MRVAYVFFNGELLGSKEYYLNLMKKNKGDIYCADGGANLLEKLGVVPMEIWGDFDSVPENILEKYEKSGVIIKRFPKDKDFTDGELILKYISEKKYDKIIVIGGLGGRKDHELTNLNLMFKFKNLIFVSETEDIFAIENYREFVGEKGKTISFVPFSEKVENLTLKGFKYPLTNYTLHQGESICMSNIAQEDICVVSFDKGKLIGIVIK, translated from the coding sequence ATGAGAGTAGCGTATGTTTTTTTTAATGGAGAACTTTTAGGAAGTAAAGAGTATTATTTAAACCTTATGAAAAAAAATAAGGGGGATATCTATTGTGCTGATGGTGGTGCAAATCTTTTGGAAAAATTGGGAGTAGTTCCAATGGAGATATGGGGAGATTTTGACTCTGTACCTGAAAATATTTTAGAAAAATATGAAAAGTCAGGAGTAATTATAAAGAGATTTCCTAAAGATAAGGATTTTACAGATGGAGAGTTGATTTTAAAATATATAAGTGAAAAAAAATATGATAAGATTATTGTAATTGGTGGGTTAGGTGGTAGAAAAGATCATGAATTAACAAACCTTAATCTGATGTTTAAATTTAAAAATCTAATTTTTGTAAGTGAAACAGAGGATATTTTTGCAATAGAAAACTACAGAGAGTTTGTAGGAGAGAAAGGAAAAACTATATCCTTTGTTCCATTTTCTGAGAAGGTAGAAAACTTGACATTAAAAGGATTTAAATACCCACTTACTAATTATACTCTTCATCAAGGGGAGAGCATTTGTATGAGTAATATAGCACAGGAGGATATCTGTGTTGTATCCTTTGATAAGGGGAAATTAATAGGTATTGTTATAAAATAA
- a CDS encoding thioesterase family protein, translating to MLKEGMNFTQSKVVKGSETAAKVASGALEVFSTPMLIAFMESTAFTLAQKELGEGDTTVGISVNIKHLKANLIGDELTCTATLDKIDGKKLDFSVKVFHGETLVGEGEHSRFIVNEEKFLAKLKK from the coding sequence ATGTTAAAAGAAGGTATGAATTTTACACAAAGCAAAGTAGTTAAAGGGAGTGAAACAGCAGCTAAAGTGGCATCAGGAGCTTTAGAAGTTTTCTCTACACCTATGCTTATAGCTTTTATGGAGAGTACAGCTTTTACTTTAGCTCAAAAAGAGTTAGGAGAAGGGGATACAACAGTAGGAATCTCTGTAAATATTAAACATTTAAAAGCTAATCTTATAGGAGATGAATTAACTTGTACAGCTACTTTAGATAAAATAGATGGGAAAAAATTAGATTTCTCTGTTAAGGTTTTCCATGGAGAAACTTTAGTAGGAGAGGGAGAACATAGTAGATTTATAGTTAATGAAGAGAAAT